In Raphanus sativus cultivar WK10039 chromosome 5, ASM80110v3, whole genome shotgun sequence, the following proteins share a genomic window:
- the LOC130494902 gene encoding protein DOWN-REGULATED IN DIF1 11-like, with protein sequence MELKTIFTAFVIITTLVSFSYPSFGREYVDDEPLVNPGPEMDAVKAISPASQDYNLYMLENLTPKVTTFLENCMDKMGPSFKKCNEDVIEEILTKKPISRECCMKVVQSGKECYMETRKLMFRFYQLKRFASQVSFRTNEVWDRCFAEVESPSSSQDDKIVLS encoded by the coding sequence ATGGAACTGAAGACAATTTTCACGGCATTTGTCATAATCACCACTTTGGTATCATTTTCATACCCAAGTTTTGGCCGAGAATATGTTGATGATGAACCATTGGTCAATCCCGGTCCTGAGATGGATGCAGTTAAAGCGATATCACCGGCTTCACAAGATTACAATCTTTACATGCTCGAGAACCTCACACCGAAAGTTACAACATTTCTAGAAAATTGCATGGATAAGATGGGACCTAGTTTTAAGAAATGTAATGAAGATGTTATTGAAGAGATTCTTACGAAGAAACCTATTTCTAGAGAGTGTTGTATGAAGGTAGTACAATCTGGAAAAGAATGCTACATGGAGACTAGAAAATTGATGTTTCGATTTTATCAACTCAAACGCTTTGCTTCTCAAGTTTCTTTTAGAACTAACGAGGTTTGGGATAGATGTTTTGCTGAAGTTGAAAGTCCATCTTCATCACAAGATGACAAGATTGTATTATCTTGA
- the LOC130494903 gene encoding protein DOWN-REGULATED IN DIF1 11-like, whose protein sequence is MELKTIFMAFVIITTLVSFSYPSFGQEYVDEEPLVNPGPEMDAVKSISPASQDYNLYMLENLTPKVTTFLENCMDKMGPSFKKCNEDVTEEILTKNPISRECCMKVVQSGKECYMEVIKLMFRFYQLKRFASQVSFRTNEVWDRCSAEVESPSSSHDGKIVLS, encoded by the coding sequence ATGGAGCTGAAGACAATTTTCATGGCATTTGTCATAATCACCACTTTGGTATCATTTTCATACCCAAGTTTTGGCCAAGAATATGTTGATGAAGAACCATTGGTCAATCCCGGTCCTGAGATGGATGCAGTTAAATCGATATCACCGGCTTCACAAGATTACAATCTTTACATGCTCGAGAACCTCACACCGAAAGTTACAACATTTCTAGAAAATTGCATGGATAAGATGGGACCTAGTTTTAAGAAATGTAATGAAGATGTTACTGAAGAGATTCTTACGAAAAACCCTATTTCTAGAGAGTGTTGTATGAAGGTAGTACAATCTGGAAAAGAATGCTACATGGAGGTTATAAAATTGATGTTTCGATTTTATCAACTCAAACGCTTTGCTTCTCAAGTTTCTTTTAGAACTAACGAGGTTTGGGATAGATGTTCTGCTGAAGTCGAAAGTCCATCTTCATCACACGATGGCAAGATTGTATTATCTTGA